In the Passer domesticus isolate bPasDom1 chromosome 4, bPasDom1.hap1, whole genome shotgun sequence genome, one interval contains:
- the NKX3-2 gene encoding homeobox protein Nkx-3.2, producing MSVRGGNALTPFSIQAILNKKEERARHAAGRPPLPGAAGGWRLCGAAEDPPLPAPAARAPAPRTPAGWDSDSALSEDPEGERRSEEEGAGGSARLAEATGGGRPAEEEAQPPEAAERDTTGLSDSEMSAAVSDRSPPEEEDGAGKCGNLLPGEEEAAAAPKPRKKRSRAAFSHAQVFELERRFNHQRYLSGPERADLAASLKLTETQVKIWFQNRRYKTKRRQMAADLLAAAPAAKKVAVKVLVRDDQRQYHPGEVLRPPSLLSLQPSYYYPYYCLPGWALSTCAAAAGTQ from the exons ATGTCCGTCCGCGGCGGCAACGCCCTGACGCCTTTTTCCATCCAAGCCATCCTCAACAAGAAGGAGGAGCGCGCCCGCCACGCGGCGGGGCGGCCGCCGCTCCCGGGGGCGGCCGGCGGCTGGCGGCTGTGCGGCGCCGCCGAGGAcccgccgctccccgcgcccgccgcccgcgccccggccccgcggacGCCGGCGGGCTGGGACTCGGATTCCGCGCTCAGCGAGGACCCCGAGGGCGAGCGGCGCTCCGAGGAGGAGGGCGCCGGTGGCAGCGCCCGCCTCGCCGAAGCCacgggcggggggcggccggcggaggaggaggcgcaGCCCCCGGAGGCGGCGGAGCGGGACACCACCGGCCTCAGCGACAGCGAGATGTCGGCCGCCGTCTCAG ATCGCAGCCCTCCGGAGGAAGAGGACGGAGCGGGCAAGTGCGGGAATCTGCTGCcgggggaggaggaggcggcggcggctccgaaACCGCGGAAGAAGCGCTCTCGCGCAGCCTTCTCCCACGCGCAGGTCTTCGAGCTGGAGCGGCGCTTCAACCACCAGCGCTACTTGTCGGGGCCCGAGCGGGCCGACCTGGCCGCCTCGCTGAAGCTCACCGAGACGCAGGTGAAGATCTGGTTTCAGAACCGGCGCTACAAGACCAAGCGGCGGCAGATGGCCGCCGACCTCCtggccgccgcccccgccgccaaGAAGGTGGCCGTCAAGGTGCTGGTGCGCGACGACCAGAGACAGTACCACCCTGGCGAGGTGCTGCGGCCGCCCTCGCTGCTCTCTCTCCAGCCATCCTACTACTACCCCTACTACTGCCTTCCCGGGTGGGCTCTGTCCACCTGCGCCGCAGCTGCCGGCACCCAGTGA